In a genomic window of Gossypium arboreum isolate Shixiya-1 chromosome 9, ASM2569848v2, whole genome shotgun sequence:
- the LOC108455625 gene encoding ABC transporter B family member 15-like, whose translation MADERKTIKEVESSPLKKKNRCIRSIFMHADNVDRFLMAAGFIGGVVDGTVAPLMIYLNGRLFNNLDDAAADMLTRNVHHVALLLILTACWGWVGCFIEGFCWTRTSERQATRMRSRYLKAILRQDVGYFDLNVTSIAEVVTSVSNDSLIIQEVISEKIPHLIARGTSFIGAYIIAFLVLWKLALVIFPFVLLLVISSLIYGKILLSLARKTQMEYKLASTIAEQAISSIRTVYAFVGENKTSIKFSEALQGCVKLGLKQGWAKGLALGSSGITHLIWAFVTYYGSRLIMYHGAKGGTIYIVGTCITFGGHYLVASLSTLKPLFEACSAAKRINEVIKRIPKIDLGNMEGEILDNVIGEIEFKQVEFAYPSRLENIIFKDFSLKIPAGKAVALVGSSGSGKSTVISLLQRFYDPIGGDIALDGVPINKLQLKWFRSQMGLVSQEPTLFATTIKENILFGKEDAEMDEIIEAAKASNAHNFISELPQGYDTQVGERGIQLSGGQKQRIAIARAIIKAPKILLLDEATSALDSESECIVQEALDKASVGHTTIIIAHRLSTIRHADLIAVVQDGQVTETGSHDELMGNEMGLYPMLVQLQHTEQEQVKGKGDKDLSTNAIDINNASSHRLSLASRTSSANSVATNHSSPCEEMNVEDKKLPAPSFKRLLALNLPEWKEATLGCLGAVLYGAVQPLSAFTMGLMISMFFLSDHGEIKEKAKVYALSFLGIGLFSLIINVIQHYNFAYMGEHLTKRIREGMLSKILTFEVGWFDQDENSSGTVCSRLAKDASVVRSLVGDRMSLLMQTISGVTLACVMGLFLSWRLALVMIVLQPLIIFSLYTRMVLLKSMSKKAIKAQQDSSKLAADAVSNHRTITAFSSQDRILKMMEKAYEGPRKESVRQSWFTGLGFGSAQFLTACIVAFNFWYGGKLISQGYISSEALIQTFLILVSTGLVVAEAASMTSDLVKSSEVVASLFAILDHGTRIGPDDSNGYVAEEITGHVEIHDVDFAYPARPNVIILKNFSFTFEAGRSTALVGQSGSGKSTIISLIERFYDPLKGVVKIDGRDIKSYNLRTLRKHIALVSQEPTLFVGTIRENILYGAADETGESEVIEAAKAANAHDFIAGLANGYETCCGDRGVQLSGGQKQRLAIARAVLKKPTILLLDEATSALDSKSEKVVQEALERLMVGRTSVVVAHRLSTIQNCNLIAVLEQGKVVEKGNHSSLLAKGSTGAYYSLVNLQRKNP comes from the exons ATGGCAGATGAGAGAAAGACCATTAAAGAGGTCGAAAGTAGTCCTCTGAAGAAGAAAAACAGATGCATACGATCCATATTCATGCATGCAGATAACGTGGATAGGTTTTTGATGGCTGCTGGTTTCATCGGAGGAGTTGTCGATGGCACTGTTGCACCCTTGATGATATATTTGAATGGCCGTTTGTTTAATAATCTTGATGATGCAGCTGCTGATATGCTCACCCGCAACGTTCACCAC GTTGCATTGTTACTGATTTTGACGGCTTGCTGGGGATGGGTTGGGTGTTTCATAG AAGGATTTTGCTGGACAAGAACAAGTGAAAGACAAGCCACAAGAATGAGAAGTAGATATTTGAAAGCTATTCTAAGGCAAGATGTAGGTTACTTTGATTTGAACGTAACTAGCATAGCTGAAGTAGTCACAAGCGTTTCCAACGATAGTCTCATAATTCAAGAAGTTATCAGTGAAAAG ATTCCACACTTGATTGCCAGAGGTACTTCATTTATTGGAGCTTACATAATAGCTTTTCTGGTACTGTGGAAATTAGCTCTTGTGATTTTTCCATTTGTACTGTTGCTGGTGATTTCTAGTTTAATATATGGGAAGATTTTACTGAGTCTGGCAAGGAAGACACAAATGGAGTATAAGTTGGCAAGCACAATAGCAGAACAGGCAATATCTTCAATAAGAACTGTTTATGCCTTTGTTGGTGAAAACAAAACCTCCATTAAGTTCTCTGAAGCTCTACAAGGATGTGTGAAATTGGGGTTGAAGCAAGGGTGGGCAAAAGGTTTGGCCCTTGGAAGCAGTGGTATTACTCACCTTATTTGGGCTTTCGTTACTTACTATGGTAGCAGATTGATCATGTATCATGGAGCCAAGGGAGGAACTATTTACATAGTGGGCACCTGTATTACTTTTGGTGGACA CTACCTTGTTGCTAGTTTATCTACCTTGAAGCCTTTATTTGAAGCATGTTCAGCTGCAAAGCGTATAAATGAAGTGATTAAAAGAATCCCAAAGATTGATTTAGGCAATATGGAAGGGGAAATTTTGGATAATGTTATAGGAGAAATTGAATTCAAACAAGTTGAGTTTGCATATCCGTCAAGGCTTGAGAACATAATTTTCAAGGATTTTAGTCTCAAAATTCCAGCAGGCAAGGCTGTAGCCTTGGTAGGCAGTAGTGGATCAGGAAAATCCACAGTGATTTCCTTGTTGCAAAGGTTTTATGACCCAATTGGAGGAGACATAGCTCTTGACGGGGTTCCTATTAATAAATTGCAGCTCAAGTGGTTTAGGTCACAAATGGGATTGGTCAGTCAAGAGCCTACACTATTTGCAACCACCATTAAAGAGAACATACTTTTTGGCAAGGAAGATGCTGAAATGGACGAGATTATTGAAGCTGCTAAAGCTTCCAATGCCCATAATTTCATATCAGAGTTGCCTCAAGGATATGACACACAG GTTGGGGAGAGAGGGATTCAATTGTCTGGTGGCCAAAAACAGAGAATTGCCATAGCAAGAGCAATAATAAAAGCACCCAAAATCCTTCTCCTTGATGAGGCAACAAGTGCATTAGACTCCGAATCCGAATGTATTGTGCAAGAAGCTCTTGATAAGGCCTCGGTCGGGCATACAACAATAATCATTGCACACCGcctttctaccattagacatgcAGATTTAATTGCAGTTGTCCAAGATGGCCAAGTCACGGAAACTGGTTCACATGATGAGTTAATGGGAAATGAAATGGGCCTTTATCCCATGCTAGTGCAACTTCAACATACAGAACAAGAACAAGTCAAGGGGAAAGGTGATAAAGATTTGTCTACCAATGCGATCGACATAAATAATGCTAGCAGTCATCGACTTTCTTTAGCAAGCCGAACAAGTTCAGCCAATTCAGTAGCAACAAATCATTCTTCACCATGTGAAGAAATGAATGTTGAGGATAAAAAGTTGCCTGCACCATCTTTTAAGAGATTGTTGGCCCTGAATTTACCAGAGTGGAAAGAAGCAACACTGGGATGCTTAGGTGCAGTCTTATATGGTGCAGTGCAACCACTTTCAGCTTTCACCATGGGATTAATGATATCAATGTTTTTTCTCTCAGATCATggtgaaattaaagaaaaagcaAAGGTTTATGCTTTGAGTTTTCTTGGGATTGGTTTGTTTTCACTGATAATTAATGTTATTCAGCATTATAATTTTGCTTACATGGGGGAGCACTTGACAAAGAGGATTAGAGAGGGGATGCTTTCAAAGATATTGACTTTTGAAGTTGGGTGGTTTGACCAAGATGAGAATTCTAGTGGCACTGTTTGCTCTAGGCTAGCGAAAGATGCCAGTGTG GTGAGATCTTTGGTGGGCGATCGGATGTCTCTTCTCATGCAAACCATCTCCGGTGTAACTCTAGCTTGCGTCATGGGGTTATTTCTTTCGTGGCGACTTGCCCTTGTGATGATAGTGCTCCAGCCACTCATTATCTTTAGCTTGTACACCCGAATGGTTTTACTCAAAAGCATGTCTAAGAAAGCCATCAAAGCACAACAAGATAGTAGCAAGCTTGCTGCTGATGCGGTGTCGAACCATCGAACCATCACCGCCTTCTCATCTCAAGACCGAATTTTGAAAATGATGGAAAAGGCTTATGAAGGTCCAAGAAAGGAGAGTGTTAGGCAATCTTGGTTTACAGGTCTTGGATTTGGATCAGCTCAATTTCTTACAGCATGCATTGTGGCTTTCAATTTTTGGTATGGTGGCAAACTCATCTCTCAGGGATATATCAGTTCGGAAGCTCTTATCCAAACATTCCTCATTTTGGTTAGCACTGGACTTGTCGTGGCTGAAGCTGCAAGCATGACATCGGACTTGGTCAAGAGTTCCGAGGTTGTTGCATCTTTGTTTGCTATCTTAGACCATGGTACAAGAATCGGACCCGATGACTCTAATGGTTACGTTGCCGAAGAAATTACAGGCCATGTAGAAATCCATGATGTCGATTTTGCATATCCCGCTAGGCCTAATGTGATCATCCTAAAGAACTTCTCATTCACTTTTGAAGCTGGAAGATCAACAGCATTGGTAGGACAAAGCGGTTCTGGAAAATCAACAATCATTAGTTTAATCGAGAGGTTTTACGATCCTCTCAAAGGAGTTGTGAAGATCGATGGTCGAGATATAAAGTCGTACAACCTAAGGACATTGAGGAAACACATAGCACTTGTTAGCCAGGAGCCAACATTGTTTGTTGGCACAATAAGAGAGAACATCTTATACGGAGCAGCCGATGAAACTGGTGAATCTGAAGTCATTGAAGCTGCTAAAGCAGCCAATGCCCACGATTTCATTGCAGGCCTTGCAAACGGTTACGAAACATGTTGCGGAGATAGAGGAGTGCAATTATCCGGTGGCCAAAAGCAACGGCTCGCAATCGCCCGAGCAGTACTAAAAAAGCCTACAATCTTACTACTAGATGAAGCAACCAGCGCACTTGACAGTAAATCTGAGAAAGTGGTACAAGAGGCATTAGAGAGGTTAATGGTGGGGAGAACCAGTGTTGTTGTGGCACATAGGCTAAGCACCATTCAAAACTGTAATCTTATTGCAGTGTTAGAGCAAGGGAAAGTGGTGGAGAAAGGTAACCATTCATCTCTGTTAGCCAAGGGGTCAACGGGAGCTTACTACTCTTTGGTTAATCTTCAAAGAAAAAACCCATAA
- the LOC128280532 gene encoding paired amphipathic helix protein Sin3-like 2 isoform X2 has product MAGGVAAEDGGGGGEGSTSSEETRNAAKRYLKEVTETFADQQEKLVMFREVMNDFGTERTDVAGVVERVKELFKGHNNLLKGFNFFLPMGYEITVDKDEPPPEAMAGFPETLDFIRVVKERDERLYRPFMDVIFRLTLFYRRIIQICLWSS; this is encoded by the exons ATGGCTGGTGGTGTTGCAGCTGAAGATGGCGGAGGCGGTGGAGAGGGAAGCACGTCAAGTGAAGAGACTAGAAATGCTGCCAAAAGGTATCTGAAGGAAGTGACGGAGACGTTTGCGGATCAACAAGAGAAATTGGTGATGTTCCGTGAAGTCATGAATGATTTTGGGACTGAGAG GACGGACGTAGCTGGTGTGGTTGAGCGAGTGAAAGAGTTATTCAAAGGCCATAACAACTTGCTTAAGGGATTTAATTTCTTTTTGCCAATGGGATATGAAATTACCGTCGACAAAGACGAGCCTCCTCCGGAAGCGATGGCTGGATTTCCTGAAACATTGGATTTTATAAGGGTAGTAAAG GAACGTGATGAGCGTCTTTACAGACCATTTATGGATGTAATATTTAG GTTGACGCTCTTTTATCGAAGGATTATCCAGATCTGTTTGTGGAGTTCATAA
- the LOC128280532 gene encoding paired amphipathic helix protein Sin3-like 2 isoform X1 produces MAGGVAAEDGGGGGEGSTSSEETRNAAKRYLKEVTETFADQQEKLVMFREVMNDFGTERTDVAGVVERVKELFKGHNNLLKGFNFFLPMGYEITVDKDEPPPEAMAGFPETLDFIRVVKERDERLYRPFMDVIFRYWREHMDVIKLRREAISLVLLIT; encoded by the exons ATGGCTGGTGGTGTTGCAGCTGAAGATGGCGGAGGCGGTGGAGAGGGAAGCACGTCAAGTGAAGAGACTAGAAATGCTGCCAAAAGGTATCTGAAGGAAGTGACGGAGACGTTTGCGGATCAACAAGAGAAATTGGTGATGTTCCGTGAAGTCATGAATGATTTTGGGACTGAGAG GACGGACGTAGCTGGTGTGGTTGAGCGAGTGAAAGAGTTATTCAAAGGCCATAACAACTTGCTTAAGGGATTTAATTTCTTTTTGCCAATGGGATATGAAATTACCGTCGACAAAGACGAGCCTCCTCCGGAAGCGATGGCTGGATTTCCTGAAACATTGGATTTTATAAGGGTAGTAAAG GAACGTGATGAGCGTCTTTACAGACCATTTATGGATGTAATATTTAGGTACTGGAGGGAGCACATGGACGTAATTAAGCTCCGTAGGGAGGCAATCTCTCTTGTTTTGCTTATTACTTAG